The Rhizobium glycinendophyticum genome has a window encoding:
- a CDS encoding RrF2 family transcriptional regulator: protein MLTKKGKYGLKALVDLARLGPGETAFVSEIATRNNIPKKFLDTILLELRNTGILRSKKGPNGGYSLSKPSEDIMIGQVIRALDGPLAPIRCASRTAFETCDDCQDPETCQVRVSMTEVRDAIALILDNMSLSEFVAKENGVAETFVAGE from the coding sequence ATGCTGACGAAAAAAGGCAAATACGGACTGAAGGCTTTGGTCGATCTCGCGCGACTCGGTCCGGGCGAAACTGCGTTCGTCTCCGAAATTGCAACTCGCAACAATATTCCGAAAAAATTCCTCGACACCATCCTGCTGGAACTGCGCAACACCGGCATCCTGCGGTCGAAGAAAGGCCCCAACGGCGGCTATTCGTTGTCGAAGCCGTCCGAGGATATCATGATTGGGCAGGTGATCCGGGCGCTGGATGGTCCGCTCGCGCCCATCCGCTGTGCGAGTCGAACAGCTTTCGAAACCTGCGACGACTGTCAGGATCCTGAAACCTGTCAGGTGCGCGTCTCGATGACCGAAGTCCGCGACGCGATCGCCTTGATTCTCGACAACATGTCGCTATCCGAGTTCGTCGCCAAGGAAAATGGAGTGGCGGAGACGTTTGTAGCCGGCGAGTGA